The following are encoded in a window of Butyrivibrio sp. AE3004 genomic DNA:
- a CDS encoding replication initiation protein — MGRMSNERYEQQKLLPTSMNSVKKSNILINSRGRASLMLQKLFMISLSYAYMDEKTNSMECVLYSQQLKDILGTTGGSTYQHIKELTLPNKEKATLTDWKIIYMDDEQKRLQVTNVVTDANFENGEFRITFNNKLNDYLQFYKGNYTILSMPEAMSLSSMYSFRLYEFLKSQLDYNRAVHKVKEEPVVFEISLTDLKLKAGIIDHQISPEIYKILNSPNPDYDRIEEIALKKYEADKAAGIKPSPVYPVYSDLKKRIIVPSVDEINEKTALSVDFKPIKKGAKVKMIKFILDYKKEQSKKAEEKTRPVKEYSEEEKLDIIFKVRDIMEDACSARIGSSDAKSIAEAASYDIPKITEAAEILKYSGDVDNVIGFMISAIKNGYKAPVKKKSIRKSQFGEFEQRSINFADMEDVLLDN; from the coding sequence ATGGGGAGAATGTCTAACGAGCGGTATGAGCAGCAGAAGCTCCTGCCGACATCGATGAATTCCGTAAAAAAATCCAATATACTGATAAATAGCCGTGGAAGGGCATCATTAATGCTGCAAAAGCTGTTTATGATCTCACTTTCATATGCTTATATGGATGAAAAGACCAATTCAATGGAATGTGTCCTGTATTCTCAACAATTAAAGGACATTTTGGGAACGACTGGTGGATCAACATATCAGCATATCAAGGAACTGACTCTTCCTAATAAAGAGAAGGCTACTCTTACTGACTGGAAGATTATCTATATGGATGATGAGCAAAAAAGGTTACAGGTAACAAACGTTGTTACAGATGCCAATTTTGAGAACGGTGAGTTTCGTATAACCTTTAATAATAAGCTGAATGATTACCTTCAGTTCTATAAAGGCAATTATACGATATTGTCTATGCCGGAGGCTATGAGTTTATCCAGTATGTACTCTTTCAGACTGTATGAGTTCTTAAAGTCTCAGCTGGATTATAACCGAGCTGTACATAAGGTAAAGGAAGAACCCGTAGTTTTCGAGATCAGCCTTACTGATCTGAAGCTTAAGGCAGGTATCATTGATCATCAGATTTCACCTGAAATATATAAGATACTTAATTCACCTAATCCTGATTATGACAGGATAGAAGAGATTGCCTTGAAAAAATACGAGGCAGATAAAGCAGCGGGAATAAAGCCCAGTCCTGTGTATCCGGTATATTCGGATCTTAAAAAACGTATAATAGTTCCTTCTGTTGATGAGATTAATGAAAAGACCGCACTTTCTGTGGATTTTAAGCCTATTAAAAAGGGTGCTAAGGTCAAAATGATCAAGTTTATCCTTGATTATAAGAAAGAACAGTCAAAAAAGGCAGAAGAGAAGACAAGACCCGTTAAGGAGTATTCAGAAGAGGAAAAGCTGGATATTATATTCAAAGTCAGGGATATCATGGAGGATGCATGTTCTGCAAGAATTGGCAGTTCGGATGCAAAATCAATAGCTGAAGCTGCTTCATATGATATTCCCAAGATAACCGAGGCTGCGGAAATCCTGAAATATTCCGGGGATGTTGATAATGTTATCGGATTTATGATTTCTGCAATAAAAAACGGATATAAAGCTCCTGTAAAAAAGAAAAGTATAAGAAAATCCCAGTTTGGCGAATTTGAGCAGAGAAGTATCAATTTTGCGGATATGGAAGATGTTTTGCTTGATAATTAA